In one Dama dama isolate Ldn47 chromosome 5, ASM3311817v1, whole genome shotgun sequence genomic region, the following are encoded:
- the LOC133056181 gene encoding translation machinery-associated protein 7-like, with protein sequence MLGRKGGKKKPLKQPKKQTKEVDEEDKAFKQKQKEEQKKPEELKAKAAGKGPLATGGIKKSGKK encoded by the coding sequence ATGTTGGGCCGCAAAGGTGGCAAGAAGAAGCCCCTGAAGCAGCCCAAGAAGCAAACCAAGGAAGTGGACGAGGAAGATAAGGCATTCAAGCAGAAGCAGAAGGAGGAGCAGAAGAAACCTGAGGAGCTAAAAGCAAAGGCCGCGGGGAAAGGCCCCCTGGCCACTGGTGGAATTAAGAAATCTGGCAAAAAGTAA